Genomic DNA from Chaetodon auriga isolate fChaAug3 chromosome 13, fChaAug3.hap1, whole genome shotgun sequence:
TGAGTCAGCATGCAGCATACCAGCACCTGTAGAAGCTTAATGGAACTGAGCCTTCATTTTTCAcgtgtttctcctcctgtgacATCTCAAAACCTCttatgaaatgtgtgtttatggatgAAATTAACCCATGAAAGTCCATCTATTGTTACATCCACATACGTTTAGATTTATATCTGTGTATAGTTTACCTCATTCTTCCTTTGCTAATGCACAAATGTCATTTCCTCATCTAAGTCAGTTTGTCTTCTTGTTGATTGTGTTCACAGGTGAACCGCTTGACACCTGGAGTGATTTATGTCGGCCACCTGCCGCTTGGCCTGTTTGAGCCTCAGCTCAAATCCTACTTTGAGCAGTTTGGGAAAGTCCTGCGGCTGCGGCTGTCCAGGAGTAAAAAGGTAGCTCAGATGAtgaccaacacacaaacatgagaatAATGCTTCCTCACAGAATAAGTCTGTAGTTTAGTAAGAATcaacaattcaattcaattttggCTCAGACTGAAAATGATCTCAGGTGTAACGGTGGTCTGAGGTCAGATAACTGAGCCTAAAGTATTGTGGTGCGTTAAGCTTatcacctgctcacctgttggCAGAGCGATAAAACCCATGCTCCGACAAAAGCACCAGGAAAACTAAAATATCTACAGTGTAAAAGCATTAAATGAAAGTCCAGCTAATCAAATGCAGATGTGTGATATGAAACAACTGATGTGTGATTCATCTTTCATTCTCTCGTTTACCTGCAGACAGGTGGAAGCAAAGGCTATGCGTTTGTGGAGTTTGACTGTGATGAAGTAGCCAAAATAGTTGCAGAGACCATGAATAATTACCTGATGGGAGAGAGACTCATCAAATGTGAGTAATGGTCACATAAAAGTCTGACTTTTCTAAAATGTTCGTATCCATTTGCTCAGttcaaaaaaaaagagctttaaCTTCATCAGCCCgatgtttcctcttcctgtttcccaggTCATGTGATGCCACCAGAGAAGGTGCACCAGAGGCTGTTTGTTGGCTCCCAGAGGGAATTTAAAAAGCCCTCGCATCCTGCCGTCGCACGCTACAACAAGAcgcacacagaggaggagatcaCCAAAATGAAAGGCAAACTCCTGCGGAAAGAAGCGAAGCTCCGCAAGAGACTTGCGGCCAACGGCATCGACTATGACTTCCCTGGATTTGtaagtcaagtcagttttattgcCTCAAGGGACTTCATGGCGTACGACCCCTCAATCCTTAGATATGAGATTTGAAATTGGAATAGTAAAAACAGTCCACCTTAAATCTAAACTCATTTAACATCAAACAAGAGCTTCACAGCAGTTAGCATCTTCTTCCTTTTGGTAGCATCATGTTAATCtttgctgctttctgtttttccaggcCGCCCAGGTGCCTCCGAAGAAAACGTCCTCTGATTCCATGAATGCGTCTACGTGCAGTGATGTAAGGCCAACACCAGTGGATATTGCAGTGATTAtgtcctgtttttatgtttacgCAGCGTCTTTTGTTGTACGTTTCACTTTAGCACAGACTGAAAATGGCTGCAGGTGTATTCGCTGATCTGGGGTCAGATAACTGTGCTGACAGTACTGTGGTGCATTAAGCTTATCGcgtgtgtctgtcagtggctCCGTGATAAAACCCATGTACCAACATTCTGCATCAAGTctggaggaaataaaacagacaaatcgACATCCGCTAATGAGCTCCTCTCTTCCACTTCAGGACGCCACGCCAGTCTGCACCCCCTCtgtgctggagaggaggaagtcCATGGTCGTCAACGATGATGATGCAGACGATGAAATTGTTATTAAGATGCcggctgcagaggaagatgaagagtgctcctctgaggaggaggaagaggaagaaggtgaCGACGataaggaggatgaggaggatgactCAGAGAGCGAGGAACCCTCTGAGGAGGGCGCAGAGGCGGAGTGAAAGCCCTCTGTGTTATTGTGGACTTGGTGCTCTGGCAGCAGAGTACATCAGGATGGCGTTCGGTCTGATTTGCGTCAGGAGTCACAGGACAGTTTTGAGCTGTGTTCAGAAATCACAGTGCGTCTGTCAGTATGTGCAAACCACATTAAAAGAAGAGGCTTTTATGACAGACTGCGCCATGACTGTGGTACATTAGTTGAATTGTACATTAGCGAGTGTCGTGGATGGCGCTTGCAGCTTCACCACAATGAGCCTGAATTATGGGCTCGGACTGCTTTGACAGATGGCAAATGTGCATTTCAGTCTCGAAGCAGACTGTTTCTTTTGCAATAAAGGCTCTAATGTTGATACTAAACAGACcaacttttaattatttttgtgtttgtttgtaatcACACTTGTCTGAAGGTGTGACTGATTTTGTACTATGTAAATCTATGTAatccataaaaataaatgtgagaATGTGTCCTCGAGTCGTCCTTttaatacaaacatacacacactgccagTGCAGCTTCCTCTTGAAGGAGCATGacaggaggaaaagcacaggtgtaagcAGAATAAATGACGGCTGAATTCCTTTTAGTTGCCTCAGTTTCGGGTCTTAATGTGCCCACTGGCTCACTGTCTTACTAGAACCTAATGTAAATCTACAATTACAGTAATGAGATTTGTCATGTTTCCACAACAATGCTCAATGCTTCACATTAATACAGAATAAGAATATTATCGCTGGAAGCTTTGAACTGGGCAATCCATTTCCTGAACCACCGGTGCGTTACTACGATAATCCAGGTGATGGCGCCCTCAAATCTGTGATTAACTTCATTGTTTTATATGTAAAGTTCTTTATTCACAAACAGAAATTTTATACATCACCTccaaaatgttcacattttctGATGGAACTGAGGTCGCCGCTTAAATCCAATAAAACGCTtgattaaatatgaaataattcatttttcctccctctgatAGCTCtgcttattttgtattttttatacatatttctgtcttttaacacttttgctctctgtgtgtttttgcttcacctgtatttgttttatgtttgttgatgttttttgttcacCTGGCTTGTCTTGTTTATTATGCtttgtcaataaaaaaaaaaaaaaacagctccattttGAGCCAAACAACCGTTAAACCCTCGCTTTAATCGTTCCGTGTGAAAACGGTACCGCCGCGTGCGTCCAGTAGGTGTCGCCAGACGTCGAGTTTACGCCTCATCGATGCACAcgggcagtttttttttttttttttttttgcattgccATGCGACAGTTTTCCAAGTGCCAACATCATCCCAGGCTCGACTGCGCATGCGCACGACGATCCCATTCTTGTCCTGCAGGCAGAATTCCGGGTggagagtgtgagagaaagagaaagactgagGAGATTTGAGGCCGTAGACTGAACATTTACAGGCAGA
This window encodes:
- the nifk gene encoding MKI67 FHA domain-interacting nucleolar phosphoprotein, with translation MTENKAETATKPAKQLLALDPKQESEFKRKVQEAKKNKSRKVNRLTPGVIYVGHLPLGLFEPQLKSYFEQFGKVLRLRLSRSKKTGGSKGYAFVEFDCDEVAKIVAETMNNYLMGERLIKCHVMPPEKVHQRLFVGSQREFKKPSHPAVARYNKTHTEEEITKMKGKLLRKEAKLRKRLAANGIDYDFPGFAAQVPPKKTSSDSMNASTCSDDATPVCTPSVLERRKSMVVNDDDADDEIVIKMPAAEEDEECSSEEEEEEEGDDDKEDEEDDSESEEPSEEGAEAE